The DNA window CCCGACATCCTGCTTGTTCCGCGGGTGGATGTCGGCGCTCTCACCGAGGTCGATCGCGACCGCCATGCCGGTATTCGGCAGTTCAAGCGCTTCAGCCTGTGCCTCCCGCAGCTGCGCCAGACTGCTCTCGGCGGGCGATGTCTTCGGTTCGCGATAGCCCGCGAGCTGCACGAAGTAGAACGGGAAGTCGCCAATTGACCAGCGTGATCGCCAGTCATGGATCAGGGTTTTCTGCAACTGACCATAGATCTCACGGGTGCCGACGTTCGACTCGCCCTGATACCAGATCGCCCCGCGGAGCCCGTAGGAAACGATCGGAGCGATCATCCCGTTGAACAGGACCGCGGGGTTGTGCTGGTCCTGCACCGGGTCCGGGTGCTTGGGCGCTTTCGGTGCTTTACGGCCCGCCGCCTTCGCATCATCGGCCGCCTTCCTCCACCGCTCCAGATCGGCCCCATAGCGGCGCATCGCCTCCGGATCGTCGCGAAACTGCAGGCACTTCGCCCGGTAGGCCTTGAGCAGCGGCTCGAACTGTGGATGGGCCCTGAGACTCTCATCGCTGATCCAAGCCTCCGCCGTGCTTCCCCCGAACGCGCAGGCAATCAGCCCCACGGGCACGTCGAGTGCGTCCTGCAGATCGCGACCGAAGAAATAAGCGACCGCCGAGAAGTCACCGACCGCCTGCGGCGAGCAGACCTTCCATTCACCCGCGACATCAGCCTGCGGCGATTCGTGCAGCGCCCACTCGGCGGTGAACATCCGGATCCCCGGAGAATCCGCCGCAGCGACCTCCTTTTCCCAATTCGCGGTTCCGGACCAGGGTCGCTTCTCGGTGGGTGCCACCGTGAAGTCCATGTTCGACTGCCCTGAGCACAGCCAGACCTCGCCCACCATCACGTCTTCAAAACTCCGTGTGGCGGACGAGGAGACCACCATCCGGTAGGGACCTCCGGCTTCTAGCGGAGGGAGTCGGAGCCGCCACCGGCCTTTCGGACCGGCTCTCACCACCCGGGACTCACCGGCGAGCGTGACCTCCACTTCCGCGCCCGGCTCCGCCGTCCCCCAAACGGGGATATCAAGATCGCGCTGGAGGACCATGTGGTCGGAGAAAACGGACGGCATCCAGAGATCCACCGGCTTCAGGTGACTCGCCAGCGGGCACCCGTCCAGACCCCGGATCGCCGCAGCCAGTTTTGCCGCGTTGAACGCGGCACCTTCCGGGCCGGTGTGGGTGTGGTCGGTCCCGCAGAAGAGATCCGAAGTGGCATCCGGCCCGAGGTCCTCGTAGGAGTCCGCCAGCAGGGAATTGAAGTCGATGAAGGCCACATCCTCCTGCGAGGCTGCCTGTCGGGCCCATAGACCGTAGTCCGATCCGTTGCGCGTGATCCGGCCGTCTTTCCAGATATTCCGCGGAATGAGCGAGAGAATGACCGGCGTGGCGCCACGCTCCCTCGCCTCGCGGGCGTAGCGGCGGAGATACCAGCCGTACGAACGGACGACCTCCTCTTTCCCGGTCGCTTTGACGGTCCCGGTCTCCATTTCCTCGCCGTTGCCCTTGATCGACGCGCGCGGTCGGTCGCCGGCAAACATCTCGCCGCCGTCATTGTGACCGAACTGCATCAGCACGTAGTCCCCTTCCCGAAGATTCGCCATCACAGCGTCCCAGCGACCTTCGGTCCGGAAGGTGCGGCTCGAACGACCGCCGATCGCCCGGTTCACCACCTCGATCCCGGACTTGTCAAAATGCTCGCCCAGACAGTCCCCCCACCCCATCTGACCGGGCGTCGAGTTGCGCACGGTGGAGTCACCGATAATCCACAAGGTCGGGTTCTCGCCTTCCGCCGACGCAATCCCTGCCCATGCGAAGACCGCAAGAACGGATAGTAGCCGCTTCATCATGACGGGAGGATAGGTTCCGGGGCGCGCGTCAGCCCATTACCCAAGTGGGGGATAAACCGACGATTCCGGCAGGGTAGCCAAGGTCCCCGCGCCGAAACCAGCGGATTCCGCGTCCTCCGGATCCGCTCAGGCCAAGAGCGGCTTCACGACATGCCCGTGGACGTCCGTCAGCCGGAACCGGCGGCCCTGATACTTGAAGTTCAGATGCCGGTGATCGATGCCCATCAGGTGGAGGATCGTTGCCTGCAGGTCGTGGATGTGGA is part of the Haloferula helveola genome and encodes:
- a CDS encoding sialate O-acetylesterase: MMKRLLSVLAVFAWAGIASAEGENPTLWIIGDSTVRNSTPGQMGWGDCLGEHFDKSGIEVVNRAIGGRSSRTFRTEGRWDAVMANLREGDYVLMQFGHNDGGEMFAGDRPRASIKGNGEEMETGTVKATGKEEVVRSYGWYLRRYAREARERGATPVILSLIPRNIWKDGRITRNGSDYGLWARQAASQEDVAFIDFNSLLADSYEDLGPDATSDLFCGTDHTHTGPEGAAFNAAKLAAAIRGLDGCPLASHLKPVDLWMPSVFSDHMVLQRDLDIPVWGTAEPGAEVEVTLAGESRVVRAGPKGRWRLRLPPLEAGGPYRMVVSSSATRSFEDVMVGEVWLCSGQSNMDFTVAPTEKRPWSGTANWEKEVAAADSPGIRMFTAEWALHESPQADVAGEWKVCSPQAVGDFSAVAYFFGRDLQDALDVPVGLIACAFGGSTAEAWISDESLRAHPQFEPLLKAYRAKCLQFRDDPEAMRRYGADLERWRKAADDAKAAGRKAPKAPKHPDPVQDQHNPAVLFNGMIAPIVSYGLRGAIWYQGESNVGTREIYGQLQKTLIHDWRSRWSIGDFPFYFVQLAGYREPKTSPAESSLAQLREAQAEALELPNTGMAVAIDLGESADIHPRNKQDVGHRLARLAISETYGVSMVAGGPVMKDAVVADDVVRVRFDRVAGGLMAKSGPLRGFEVAGDDGEFVWATAVIEGESVLVSHPDISDPVHVRYAWADHPQQANLCNSEGLPAAPFRTGR